From Patescibacteria group bacterium, a single genomic window includes:
- the recJ gene encoding single-stranded-DNA-specific exonuclease RecJ yields MPKKWIISSPPSADFINSHPELPPIIARLLWNRNLHAQEQIDEFLNPDYSQDIHDPYLFKDMKKALEIIFKAIKAQKNIVVHGDYDADGVCATAILVSTLKKLGAQNVSVFIPHREIDGYGLNTNTVESLSAQKTDLIITCDCGISNFEEVALVKKKGMQIIVTDHHTVPKKNPAADAIIHPLVDKNYPDKGLCGAAVAFKLVQGLLKKHTEDNDTLPDGQAHEAFEKWLLDLVAIATIGDMVPLLGESRTLTKYGLTVLNKTRNIGLKKLCVVAGIADEKGQSKRGAYDAHSVSFQIVPRLNAAGRMDHANTAYALLMATDEKEAEALAAQLNKNNTDRQKLTEQYVSEARKQIKETHQENNSVLFVLGQNWPTGIFGLVSGKLKDEFYKPAIVMGEAKDEISGSGRSIKEFNLIAALQSMPEIFEKFGGHPQACGFELKSKDKLEEFKNKLSKAAALQTAGVELLPQINIDAEVDLDEVNWKLYDLLQKFEPFGMANEEPVYTAGSLTLAGIEPVGQDGKHLRLMVKHNSQVIKKTIGFGLGDSNRNETNWKEILKPGDKIDMVFTVGVNEWNGNRELQLTIEDIKKTKE; encoded by the coding sequence ATGCCCAAAAAATGGATTATCAGTTCTCCGCCGTCAGCGGATTTTATAAATTCTCATCCGGAGTTGCCGCCGATTATCGCCCGCCTGCTTTGGAATAGAAATCTTCATGCGCAGGAGCAAATTGATGAATTTTTAAACCCCGACTACTCCCAGGATATTCATGATCCGTATTTATTTAAGGACATGAAAAAAGCGCTGGAGATAATTTTTAAAGCGATCAAGGCGCAAAAAAATATTGTCGTGCATGGCGACTATGACGCCGACGGCGTCTGTGCGACCGCAATTTTAGTCAGCACGCTAAAAAAATTGGGTGCGCAAAATGTCAGCGTCTTTATTCCCCACCGCGAAATTGACGGCTATGGCTTAAACACCAATACCGTGGAATCTTTGTCCGCGCAAAAAACCGATTTAATCATCACTTGCGACTGCGGCATCAGTAATTTTGAAGAAGTAGCTTTGGTAAAAAAGAAAGGGATGCAAATTATTGTAACTGATCATCACACCGTGCCGAAAAAAAATCCGGCGGCGGACGCGATTATTCACCCCTTGGTTGATAAGAACTACCCGGATAAGGGCTTGTGCGGCGCCGCCGTGGCCTTTAAACTGGTTCAAGGCCTGCTTAAAAAACACACCGAAGATAACGACACTTTGCCGGACGGACAAGCTCATGAGGCCTTTGAAAAATGGCTGCTTGATTTGGTGGCTATTGCCACCATCGGCGACATGGTGCCGCTCCTTGGCGAATCCCGCACCCTGACCAAATACGGACTTACGGTTTTAAATAAAACCAGAAATATCGGTTTAAAAAAATTATGTGTTGTGGCCGGCATTGCCGACGAAAAAGGCCAGAGCAAACGCGGCGCTTATGACGCCCACAGCGTCAGTTTTCAAATCGTACCGCGACTGAACGCCGCCGGGCGCATGGATCACGCCAATACCGCCTATGCCCTGCTCATGGCCACGGACGAAAAAGAAGCGGAGGCCTTGGCCGCGCAGCTTAATAAAAATAATACTGACCGCCAAAAACTGACCGAACAATATGTCAGCGAAGCGCGCAAACAAATAAAAGAAACCCACCAGGAAAATAACAGCGTGCTTTTTGTTTTGGGCCAGAACTGGCCAACCGGTATTTTCGGGCTGGTTTCCGGAAAATTAAAAGATGAATTTTATAAACCGGCTATAGTCATGGGCGAAGCAAAAGACGAGATCAGCGGTTCGGGCCGAAGCATAAAAGAATTCAATTTGATTGCGGCGCTTCAATCCATGCCTGAAATTTTTGAAAAATTCGGCGGCCATCCGCAGGCCTGCGGTTTTGAATTAAAAAGCAAAGATAAACTGGAAGAATTTAAAAATAAATTATCTAAAGCGGCCGCTTTGCAGACCGCCGGCGTTGAACTTCTGCCGCAAATAAATATTGACGCCGAGGTTGATTTGGATGAAGTGAATTGGAAATTATATGATCTGCTGCAAAAATTTGAACCGTTTGGCATGGCTAACGAAGAACCGGTGTATACGGCCGGCTCGCTCACGCTCGCCGGTATTGAACCGGTCGGTCAGGACGGCAAGCATCTGCGCCTGATGGTAAAACATAATTCCCAGGTGATTAAAAAAACCATTGGCTTCGGCTTGGGCGACAGCAACAGAAATGAAACCAACTGGAAAGAAATCCTCAAACCCGGCGACAAAATTGATATGGTTTTTACGGTCGGCGTAAATGAATGGAATGGAAATAGAGAACTACAACTTACGATAGAGGATATAAAGAAAACA